In Betaproteobacteria bacterium, the following proteins share a genomic window:
- a CDS encoding PHB depolymerase family esterase has translation MSGRIAAGAAAGGAALATLCILTLPLLAAERGEFLPEASVTSPNGSLVYNWIVSKSRDYRVYIPAGYVKGRPAPLVVMLHGCKQDPESFAAGTRMNRLADEQGFLVLYPRQSALANGYSCWNWFDPRTQARGGEAAIVMAMIDEVAARHSVDANRIYVAGISAGGAFAAILASCYTDVFAAAAVHSGFPYGVADNPIAGLRVMESAYPYDAEKSGQAAFACRGSGRRTMPMLVIHGTEDDKVLPKAAGDVIRQFAQVDDLCDDGQDNDSIAATRLTQKTVAAEPGQHAYVVSTLSRDGKPLLQEVLVTGLGHAWSGGDDGRASPQDRVKFPYNDPQGPDASRMMWDFFAQHTLGDNPACAVPR, from the coding sequence ATGAGCGGACGGATTGCGGCAGGCGCGGCGGCGGGCGGTGCCGCGCTCGCGACGCTCTGCATCCTCACGCTGCCCTTGCTCGCGGCGGAACGCGGGGAGTTTCTGCCGGAGGCGAGCGTGACGAGCCCGAACGGCAGTCTCGTCTACAACTGGATCGTCTCCAAGAGCCGCGACTATCGCGTCTACATCCCGGCGGGATACGTGAAGGGCAGGCCGGCACCGCTGGTCGTGATGCTGCACGGCTGCAAGCAGGATCCGGAGAGCTTCGCGGCGGGCACACGCATGAACCGGCTTGCCGACGAGCAGGGATTTCTCGTTCTCTATCCGCGGCAGAGCGCGCTCGCCAATGGCTACTCGTGCTGGAACTGGTTCGACCCGCGCACGCAGGCGCGCGGCGGCGAGGCGGCGATCGTGATGGCGATGATCGACGAGGTCGCGGCGCGACACAGTGTCGATGCAAACCGCATCTACGTGGCGGGCATCTCGGCGGGAGGCGCGTTCGCCGCGATTCTGGCGAGCTGCTATACGGACGTGTTTGCCGCGGCGGCGGTGCATTCCGGCTTTCCCTACGGCGTCGCGGACAATCCCATCGCGGGGCTCCGCGTGATGGAGAGCGCGTATCCGTACGACGCGGAGAAGTCGGGACAGGCGGCGTTCGCCTGCCGCGGGAGCGGGCGGCGGACGATGCCCATGCTGGTGATCCACGGCACCGAAGACGACAAGGTGCTGCCGAAAGCGGCCGGCGACGTGATCAGGCAGTTCGCACAGGTCGACGATCTGTGCGACGACGGCCAGGACAACGACAGCATCGCGGCGACGCGGCTCACGCAGAAGACGGTGGCGGCGGAGCCGGGGCAGCACGCGTACGTGGTGTCGACACTTTCCCGCGACGGCAAGCCACTCTTGCAGGAGGTGCTGGTGACGGGACTGGGGCACGCCTGGAGCGGCGGTGACGACGGCCGCGCCAGCCCGCAGGATCGCGTCAAGTTCCCGTACAACGATCCGCAGGGGCCGGATGCGAGCCGCATGATGTGGGACTTCTTCGCGCAGCACACGCTCGGCGACAATCCTGCCTGCGCGGTGCCCCGGTGA
- a CDS encoding sugar O-acetyltransferase, which translates to MTMSERDRMLAGELYDPRDPDLCAERGRARLLCRQFNGTRDDETEARSRLIRALIPAAGRGVWIEPPFHCDYGLNITLGDNVFFNFNCVVLDVARVRIGSGVLCGPAVQIYAATHPLRAAERRTGLEAGKPVEIGDETWIGGGAIICPGVRIGARSVIGAGSVVTRNIPDDVFAAGNPCRIVRAIEH; encoded by the coding sequence GTGACGATGAGCGAGCGGGACAGGATGCTCGCGGGCGAGCTGTACGACCCGCGCGATCCGGATCTCTGCGCAGAGCGGGGGCGCGCGCGGCTCCTCTGTCGGCAGTTCAATGGCACCCGCGACGACGAGACCGAGGCGCGCTCGCGCCTGATCCGGGCGCTGATCCCGGCCGCGGGCCGCGGCGTGTGGATCGAGCCGCCGTTTCATTGCGACTACGGTCTCAACATCACGCTCGGCGACAATGTCTTCTTCAACTTCAACTGCGTGGTGCTCGACGTGGCGCGAGTGCGCATCGGCTCCGGCGTGCTCTGCGGTCCCGCCGTGCAGATCTACGCCGCGACCCATCCGCTGCGCGCGGCCGAGCGCCGGACCGGTCTCGAAGCAGGCAAGCCGGTGGAGATCGGCGACGAGACCTGGATCGGTGGCGGGGCGATCATCTGCCCCGGCGTGCGGATTGGCGCGCGCTCGGTGATCGGCGCCGGCAGCGTCGTCACGCGGAACATTCCGGACGACGTCTTTGCGGCGGGCAATCCGTGCCGGATCGTCCGCGCGATCGAACACTGA